Proteins encoded within one genomic window of Hahella chejuensis KCTC 2396:
- the ampE gene encoding regulatory signaling modulator protein AmpE, whose protein sequence is MKFLVLLLTYIMQKRLNLTLSRRHDQWAKSFLTFFELRLPVVRNSAPFYLLIALAAPALALFIVLRLTEDVFFGFLTLFVHIVMLFLCLGCGFLKQSIDIYLQQWREGRFQSAFRTLEEAEIHIDDAQNMSPAQLHYAACSQYLYQTFVRYFMVIFWYMAIGPVGALLARLAHVAGRDPSVYVPQQMTTVYKALEWIPSRLLALSFALAGNFGGAIKHSANDMIDPHADAFTVLRKAAGGAVEIYPLAAPSEREGQDVALEVKQMCAIRDLLNRAMIIWFILIALLTVAGHMG, encoded by the coding sequence ATGAAATTTCTGGTTTTGCTGCTGACGTACATCATGCAGAAGAGGCTGAACCTGACTCTGAGCCGGCGGCACGACCAGTGGGCGAAAAGCTTCCTGACCTTTTTCGAGTTGCGTCTGCCGGTGGTTCGCAACAGTGCGCCTTTCTATCTGCTGATTGCGCTGGCGGCGCCGGCGTTGGCGCTGTTTATCGTTCTGCGTTTGACCGAGGACGTATTCTTCGGGTTTCTGACTTTGTTTGTGCACATTGTCATGTTGTTTCTCTGTCTGGGGTGCGGGTTTCTCAAGCAGTCGATTGACATATATCTGCAGCAGTGGCGGGAAGGGCGTTTTCAGTCGGCCTTTCGGACTTTGGAAGAGGCGGAGATTCACATTGACGACGCCCAGAATATGAGCCCTGCGCAGCTCCACTACGCCGCTTGCTCCCAGTATCTGTATCAAACCTTTGTACGCTATTTCATGGTGATTTTCTGGTATATGGCGATAGGGCCTGTCGGGGCGCTGCTTGCCAGGCTGGCTCACGTCGCTGGGCGCGATCCCTCCGTCTATGTGCCGCAGCAGATGACTACCGTATACAAGGCGCTGGAATGGATTCCGTCCCGATTGCTGGCGTTGAGCTTTGCGCTGGCGGGCAACTTCGGCGGCGCCATTAAACATTCCGCCAATGACATGATCGATCCTCATGCTGATGCTTTTACCGTCTTGCGCAAGGCGGCTGGCGGCGCGGTGGAAATTTATCCGCTGGCGGCGCCCAGCGAAAGGGAGGGGCAGGATGTGGCTCTGGAAGTGAAACAAATGTGCGCGATTAGAGATTTGCTGAATCGCGCCATGATTATCTGGTTTATTCTAATCGCGTTGCTGACGGTGGCGGGACATATGGGGTAA
- a CDS encoding DUF1631 domain-containing protein, with protein sequence MKLPALLIKLRDRCGEHNRKLLDRLFEQVDDSFFDLADKSATNSEQALFFDAMREIRLKKERIAALFMQYYNRDFQFLEVQKPGMLKANFDPQNLTLVQEDKLEEQVAIDNMVNRFKSEIGRDLEHLTIRLDSLLFDVSVEEENNPLGPLRMVTNFVTACAELELGIRAKLVFFKLFEKHVLTQNKAVLEAANKFLAEQGVMPDLSASRSVRRTGVNLPHASGSVIDQNTGAVGDYNEGGWDPQIDPLQYMRQFSDAQMAGAAGAAVNLPVVQQTALLNLLSRLQTTNKAPATALSDNGLINFMGLMERAVLSKEGQPRASVGRLDQDVMNLVTMLFEFILDDRQLPAAIRAVIARLQIPILKVALLDRTFFNQGGHSARRLLNEMATASIGWTEKAPGEPDAFLAKLEEVVQRLVTEFDNDITIFDEVLEDFIRFRESDKKRRHLLEQRTRDAEVGRAKSDAAKKVVQDVLNDMLAGKNIPALVMEVLKEGWSNYMVLLQLKSGREHPDWLQAQSVAARLIQGCDPDDTSGEAPEVAAVEKLMEELRVGLQQTAYKPFELDKTLRQLQKVLSETTQQRLAKEVTLDDEDMVEVETLEVASAPAVKNEDAYIQAAMRVLKTPEPPVAIRKEQEPKPKPEVAPEQVVAVAEVEPAEPVAQAPARIVLIEEDNEEPAVEVEADEDSLKLVDRLKIGTWVEINEGEDKKYRCKLVAIIQTTGKYIFVNRMGVKVAEKSRMGLAIALKSGGMALLDDGLLFDRALESVIGTLRKETPKKS encoded by the coding sequence GTGAAGTTACCGGCACTGTTAATCAAGTTACGCGACCGTTGTGGCGAGCACAACCGTAAACTCCTGGACAGGTTATTTGAGCAAGTTGACGACTCGTTTTTTGACTTGGCGGACAAGTCCGCGACCAACTCTGAGCAGGCGTTGTTCTTTGACGCCATGCGTGAAATCCGCCTGAAGAAAGAGCGCATCGCAGCGCTTTTCATGCAGTATTACAACCGCGATTTCCAGTTTCTCGAAGTGCAAAAGCCAGGGATGCTGAAAGCCAATTTTGATCCTCAAAATCTGACCCTGGTGCAGGAAGACAAGCTGGAAGAGCAGGTCGCCATCGACAACATGGTGAACCGCTTTAAAAGCGAAATCGGCCGTGACCTTGAGCACCTGACTATTCGTTTGGATTCGTTGCTGTTTGATGTCAGCGTGGAAGAGGAAAACAACCCGCTTGGCCCTCTGCGCATGGTAACCAACTTCGTTACCGCCTGCGCAGAGCTGGAATTGGGCATCCGCGCCAAGCTGGTGTTCTTCAAACTATTTGAAAAACACGTGCTGACGCAGAATAAAGCCGTGTTGGAAGCCGCCAACAAATTCCTGGCTGAGCAGGGCGTAATGCCTGACCTGAGCGCCAGCCGCAGCGTGCGTCGCACCGGCGTTAATTTACCTCACGCCAGCGGTTCTGTGATCGATCAAAACACGGGCGCTGTGGGCGACTACAATGAAGGCGGATGGGACCCGCAAATCGACCCCCTGCAATACATGCGTCAATTTTCTGACGCTCAAATGGCGGGTGCGGCGGGGGCGGCGGTAAATTTGCCTGTTGTCCAGCAAACTGCGTTATTAAATTTACTGTCTCGTCTGCAAACCACCAACAAGGCCCCGGCGACGGCGTTGTCTGATAATGGCCTGATCAACTTCATGGGTTTGATGGAGCGCGCGGTCCTCAGCAAGGAAGGGCAGCCACGGGCTTCCGTGGGCCGCTTGGACCAGGATGTGATGAATCTGGTCACCATGTTGTTTGAATTCATTTTGGATGATCGCCAATTGCCCGCGGCAATTCGCGCGGTGATTGCGCGTTTGCAGATTCCCATTCTGAAAGTGGCGTTGCTGGATCGCACCTTCTTTAATCAGGGCGGCCACTCTGCGCGCAGACTGCTGAATGAAATGGCCACAGCATCTATTGGCTGGACTGAAAAAGCGCCAGGCGAACCTGATGCGTTCCTCGCCAAGCTGGAGGAAGTCGTACAGCGTCTGGTGACGGAGTTCGACAACGACATCACCATCTTTGACGAAGTGCTGGAAGACTTCATTCGTTTCCGTGAGAGTGATAAGAAGCGCCGCCATCTGTTGGAGCAGCGCACTCGCGACGCGGAAGTCGGGCGGGCCAAATCCGACGCCGCCAAGAAAGTGGTGCAGGATGTTCTGAACGATATGCTGGCCGGCAAGAATATTCCTGCTCTGGTGATGGAAGTATTAAAGGAAGGCTGGAGCAATTATATGGTGTTGCTGCAGCTGAAAAGCGGCAGAGAGCATCCCGATTGGTTGCAGGCTCAGTCTGTGGCGGCCCGACTGATTCAAGGTTGCGACCCCGATGATACTAGCGGGGAAGCGCCGGAAGTCGCGGCGGTGGAAAAATTGATGGAAGAGCTGCGCGTTGGCCTGCAACAAACCGCTTACAAGCCGTTTGAGCTGGATAAAACCCTGCGTCAGCTGCAGAAAGTGTTGTCGGAAACTACACAACAGCGTCTGGCGAAAGAGGTGACGCTGGATGACGAAGACATGGTGGAGGTTGAAACGCTGGAGGTGGCGTCCGCGCCTGCTGTTAAGAACGAAGACGCCTATATCCAGGCCGCCATGCGAGTGCTGAAAACGCCAGAGCCGCCGGTGGCGATACGCAAAGAGCAGGAGCCGAAGCCGAAGCCTGAGGTCGCGCCTGAGCAGGTTGTGGCGGTCGCGGAAGTTGAGCCGGCCGAGCCAGTGGCGCAAGCGCCCGCCCGTATTGTCCTGATTGAAGAAGACAATGAAGAGCCGGCGGTGGAAGTAGAAGCGGATGAAGACAGTCTGAAGTTGGTTGACCGCCTGAAGATTGGCACCTGGGTGGAAATCAACGAAGGCGAAGACAAGAAGTATCGCTGCAAACTGGTGGCGATCATTCAGACGACGGGTAAATACATCTTCGTAAATCGCATGGGCGTCAAAGTGGCGGAGAAAAGCCGTATGGGACTGGCGATCGCCCTGAAGAGCGGAGGTATGGCGCTGCTGGATGACGGTCTTTTGTTTGACCGCGCGCTGGAATCCGTTATCGGCACTCTGCGCAAGGAAACCCCCAAGAAATCATGA
- the syd gene encoding SecY-interacting protein, translated as MGQHEVTARLSELTNTFIERHHSSSRQRPCIPLNEDTRYMLDSPCVEHVDEEAGVFYWTPRPHMDFTLFDGLEQGLEVAIHPSITAFYGSYWSDGLWCSSPFGEISLIQLWNEDDMETLRENLLGHAFQKSKRRQGLTFFIGLTADDRIVTVDNHSGEVYLEEAGRPPQRTLAASLGELLRELEPTLTPYTG; from the coding sequence ATGGGCCAACATGAAGTTACTGCGCGCCTTAGCGAGCTGACCAATACGTTTATCGAGCGCCACCACTCTTCGTCGCGACAACGTCCCTGCATTCCGCTCAATGAAGACACCCGCTACATGCTGGACTCTCCCTGCGTGGAGCATGTCGATGAAGAAGCCGGCGTTTTCTACTGGACGCCCAGGCCGCACATGGACTTCACTCTTTTCGACGGGTTGGAGCAAGGCCTGGAAGTCGCCATTCATCCTTCCATCACTGCGTTTTACGGCAGCTATTGGAGCGACGGCCTTTGGTGCTCAAGTCCGTTTGGAGAAATCAGTCTGATTCAACTATGGAATGAAGATGACATGGAAACCCTGCGTGAAAACCTATTGGGCCACGCCTTTCAGAAAAGCAAGCGACGTCAGGGGCTAACCTTTTTCATCGGGCTTACTGCTGACGACCGTATCGTCACGGTGGATAATCACTCCGGCGAAGTCTACCTGGAAGAAGCCGGCCGGCCGCCGCAACGCACTCTCGCCGCCAGCCTGGGCGAGCTGCTCAGAGAACTTGAGCCGACGCTTACGCCCTACACGGGGTAA
- a CDS encoding cob(I)yrinic acid a,c-diamide adenosyltransferase — MGHRLSKIYTRTGDKGTTGLGNGERIAKNALRVEAMGAVDETNSVLGVVICELTQDDPLHAQLQSIQNDLFDLGGELSIPGHIIIIDKHISRLEEWLDQINEELPPLKNFILPGGDRAASHCHMARSICRRAERTVVSLAQQEQLNPCLQGYLNRLSDYLFVAARALARRNGGEEILWVQTKWEA; from the coding sequence ATGGGCCACAGACTTTCCAAGATTTACACTCGCACAGGGGATAAAGGCACGACCGGACTGGGTAACGGCGAACGCATCGCCAAGAATGCGCTGCGGGTGGAGGCGATGGGCGCCGTCGACGAAACTAACAGTGTACTGGGAGTGGTCATCTGCGAACTGACGCAGGACGATCCGCTTCACGCCCAATTACAAAGCATTCAGAATGACTTGTTTGACCTGGGCGGCGAGCTGTCCATCCCCGGCCACATCATTATCATCGATAAACACATTTCACGGCTGGAGGAATGGCTGGATCAGATAAATGAGGAATTGCCGCCTCTGAAGAATTTCATCCTGCCGGGAGGCGACCGCGCCGCCAGTCACTGCCATATGGCGCGCAGCATCTGTCGCCGCGCGGAACGCACCGTAGTCAGCCTGGCGCAGCAAGAACAGCTAAACCCTTGCCTGCAAGGCTACCTGAACCGCCTCTCTGACTACCTCTTCGTCGCTGCGCGGGCACTGGCTCGACGCAACGGCGGCGAAGAAATATTGTGGGTCCAAACCAAGTGGGAAGCATAG
- the ampD gene encoding 1,6-anhydro-N-acetylmuramyl-L-alanine amidase AmpD produces the protein MENSEFTIDAQGWLSLAKRMPSPNFNQRPADAEISLLVIHNISLPPAQFRGEYVCDFFLNRLDCEAHPYFRQISHLQVSSHLFIRRDGEVIQFVSLHERAWHAGRSSWLGRDNCNDYSIGVELEGADDIPYEAIQYRQLARIAKAVCKAFPLITADRVVGHSDIAPDRKTDPGPAFDWPKLRKLMLNEEG, from the coding sequence GTGGAAAATTCTGAATTTACAATAGACGCTCAGGGATGGTTGAGTCTGGCGAAGCGAATGCCTTCGCCTAATTTCAATCAACGACCGGCAGATGCGGAAATCAGCCTGTTGGTGATTCACAACATCAGTTTGCCTCCCGCTCAGTTTCGTGGTGAGTACGTTTGTGATTTCTTCCTGAATCGTCTTGACTGCGAGGCCCATCCTTATTTCAGGCAGATCAGTCATTTACAGGTTTCTTCGCATTTGTTCATCCGTCGCGACGGCGAAGTTATTCAGTTTGTGTCGCTGCATGAAAGGGCGTGGCATGCGGGGCGTTCGTCCTGGCTCGGACGGGATAACTGCAACGACTATTCCATTGGCGTTGAGCTGGAAGGCGCGGACGATATTCCCTACGAGGCGATCCAGTATCGGCAGCTGGCGCGCATTGCGAAGGCCGTATGCAAGGCCTTTCCCCTGATAACGGCGGACAGGGTGGTTGGCCACAGCGATATCGCGCCGGACCGTAAAACTGATCCCGGACCTGCGTTTGATTGGCCTAAACTTAGAAAACTGATGTTGAACGAAGAAGGATAA
- a CDS encoding methyl-accepting chemotaxis protein → MNQLKLVYKFLLISILFLLPIIALGYSLVSQLYDDVRQIEHEVEGMAVIKQSAELLKLAQQYRDYRSVAKLRQAPELERRTMEIRSSIDNVLANLDAAELNFDVNHDLRKQLDELTVSWRSLIQGDENQMSLDPQITYFSSFVSKVESFLSSATQVSGVAQDLSREVQFLMKLSDGQIIRASNVMARARASGVYAALEGQVGFDVGDVLNKIFDNLTALGDSFSNQLEVTLNASPIIRDRLGAEAQSIGNVIIETRDYLDQNIVTPVAPEIEWPVFDKALTANIGALLQFNDHIYNLTETILDQRLQERETAMLGIFLMQGVLLLIIVYLYMGFFVSVKSTIERFSVGARKVSDGDLTARLELDNRDEMGDLTRAFNHMTEKVHTLMTNLVATAGSVDQQARRVNAVAVSSSEASEKQMQETRQISESMHQMVGTVAEVAGSAQSVEDAAHQADTEASKGKQVVDATLQTISRLSGEIADSVETINRVARDSQNISQVLVEIKAIAEQTNLLALNAAIEAARAGEQGRGFAVVADEVRTLSQRTQKSTEEIETMISQLQTGVKEAVNAMQSSRSVTDATVAQSQDVAAALDHIVAAIASIVDMSHQISQAAEEQAAVAKTIDENVGHITGLGRETAENAKETLASSRELSALTGALHDLLGGFKI, encoded by the coding sequence ATGAACCAGTTGAAACTGGTCTACAAATTTTTGCTGATCAGCATTCTGTTTTTACTTCCGATAATTGCGTTAGGTTACAGTCTGGTCAGTCAGCTCTATGACGACGTCAGGCAAATCGAACATGAAGTCGAAGGCATGGCGGTCATTAAACAGTCCGCTGAGCTGTTAAAGTTGGCGCAACAGTATCGGGACTATCGCAGCGTGGCGAAGCTGCGGCAAGCGCCTGAACTGGAGCGGCGCACGATGGAAATCCGTTCCTCTATCGATAACGTTTTGGCGAACTTGGACGCTGCGGAGTTAAACTTCGACGTCAATCATGACTTGCGCAAGCAACTGGATGAACTCACTGTCTCCTGGCGCAGCCTGATTCAGGGGGATGAAAACCAGATGTCGCTTGATCCGCAGATTACCTACTTCAGTTCCTTTGTCAGCAAAGTCGAAAGCTTTCTCAGCAGCGCAACGCAGGTTTCCGGCGTGGCGCAGGACTTGTCGCGCGAAGTACAGTTTTTAATGAAATTGTCAGACGGACAGATCATTCGCGCCAGCAATGTGATGGCGCGCGCTCGCGCCAGCGGCGTCTACGCGGCGCTGGAAGGGCAGGTGGGATTTGACGTGGGAGATGTGCTGAACAAAATTTTCGACAACTTGACCGCCCTCGGCGACAGCTTTTCCAATCAGTTGGAAGTCACGCTTAACGCCAGTCCGATAATCCGCGATAGGTTGGGAGCGGAGGCGCAAAGCATTGGTAATGTCATCATTGAGACACGAGATTATCTGGATCAAAACATCGTCACGCCCGTGGCGCCTGAAATTGAGTGGCCCGTGTTCGACAAGGCGCTGACTGCGAACATTGGTGCGCTGTTGCAATTCAACGACCATATTTACAATCTGACGGAAACCATTCTGGATCAGCGTTTACAGGAGCGCGAGACCGCCATGCTGGGGATTTTTCTGATGCAGGGCGTTCTGTTACTGATCATCGTCTACTTGTACATGGGCTTCTTTGTGTCGGTGAAATCCACCATTGAGCGTTTTTCCGTCGGCGCCAGAAAAGTATCCGACGGAGATCTGACTGCGCGTTTAGAGCTGGATAACCGGGATGAAATGGGCGATCTGACTCGCGCTTTCAATCACATGACAGAGAAAGTGCACACCCTTATGACCAACTTGGTGGCGACGGCGGGCAGCGTTGACCAGCAGGCGCGCCGGGTCAATGCGGTGGCGGTGTCGAGCAGCGAAGCCTCTGAAAAACAGATGCAGGAAACCCGGCAGATTTCTGAATCGATGCATCAGATGGTGGGCACGGTTGCAGAGGTGGCGGGCAGTGCGCAGAGTGTTGAAGACGCGGCCCATCAGGCGGACACTGAGGCGTCCAAAGGTAAGCAGGTGGTGGATGCGACATTGCAGACGATCAGTCGCTTATCAGGGGAGATTGCCGACTCAGTCGAAACCATCAACCGTGTAGCGCGGGACTCCCAGAATATTTCTCAGGTGCTGGTGGAAATCAAGGCGATTGCGGAGCAAACCAACCTGCTCGCTTTGAACGCAGCGATTGAGGCGGCTCGGGCTGGTGAGCAGGGACGCGGCTTCGCCGTGGTGGCGGACGAAGTGCGGACTTTGTCTCAGCGTACTCAGAAGTCCACGGAAGAAATCGAAACCATGATTTCGCAGTTGCAGACCGGCGTTAAGGAGGCGGTGAATGCGATGCAAAGCAGTCGCTCAGTGACGGACGCCACGGTGGCGCAATCCCAGGACGTGGCTGCGGCCCTGGATCATATCGTGGCGGCCATCGCCAGCATTGTGGATATGAGTCATCAGATTTCCCAGGCTGCGGAAGAGCAGGCCGCCGTGGCCAAGACCATTGATGAAAATGTCGGCCATATCACTGGGCTGGGGCGGGAGACCGCGGAGAACGCCAAGGAAACCTTGGCGTCAAGTCGTGAGCTGTCCGCGCTTACAGGAGCTCTTCACGATCTCCTGGGTGGGTTCAAAATATAG
- a CDS encoding retropepsin-like aspartic protease family protein, with protein sequence MFIAAWIVGILLLTQFFDFWEKKRQNPNQSPVIIQSASGAQELVLQSNYQGHYLTTGLINGEKVDFLLDTGATTVAVPAELAERLQLPKLSRGYVQTANGAVEATRTYLKTLTIGPFELHNVEASILSSMTEEDEILLGMSALQRLSFTQRNGTLILSPNSHTTL encoded by the coding sequence ATGTTCATTGCCGCCTGGATCGTCGGCATTCTCCTGCTAACCCAGTTTTTCGACTTCTGGGAAAAGAAGAGGCAGAATCCCAATCAATCCCCCGTGATAATCCAGTCCGCCAGTGGCGCGCAGGAATTGGTCTTACAATCCAATTATCAGGGGCACTACCTGACGACCGGACTCATCAACGGAGAGAAAGTGGACTTCCTTCTGGATACCGGCGCCACTACCGTAGCGGTGCCCGCTGAACTGGCGGAGCGCCTGCAGTTGCCAAAGCTGAGCCGCGGCTACGTACAGACCGCCAACGGCGCCGTCGAAGCTACTCGCACTTATTTGAAAACACTGACCATTGGCCCGTTTGAACTGCATAACGTCGAGGCCAGCATTCTTTCTTCGATGACGGAGGAGGATGAAATTCTGCTTGGCATGAGCGCCTTGCAGAGACTGTCGTTCACCCAACGTAACGGCACGCTGATTTTATCGCCGAATTCACACACTACACTTTGA
- a CDS encoding putative 2-dehydropantoate 2-reductase, with amino-acid sequence MRHRIHILGNGSLGGLLACRLSPFVDVRMILRSPPYPQSNTDDKRLPLTLDLAGERQSWRFDWETADAAEPISTLFLTTKSYSALNALDSIRHRLTPASRILLWQNGMGSQMQIAQEYADMAVYAASTTEGANRPEDGRIVHAGHGQTWVGPLSANAPFQEAQRLVDLLREAGFSSETTKDIRAQLWRKLSVNCGVNPFTVILNCRNGDILEHAYFQQRIDALCEELSAMLFVAGYGEPAANVKARIVAVAQGTANNISSMLQDVRAGRQTEINAINGFICDYADAHGQPHPVNSELTAGVHALSDHSGQSA; translated from the coding sequence ATGCGACACCGGATACATATACTGGGGAATGGATCGCTGGGAGGCCTACTGGCCTGCCGGCTCTCCCCATTTGTCGATGTGCGCATGATTCTGCGCAGCCCTCCCTACCCTCAATCCAACACTGATGACAAACGCCTTCCTCTAACCCTGGACCTAGCCGGGGAGCGCCAGTCATGGCGGTTTGACTGGGAGACGGCTGACGCGGCCGAGCCGATATCCACTCTTTTCCTCACCACCAAGAGTTACTCCGCTCTCAACGCCCTGGACTCGATCAGACATCGCCTCACTCCGGCAAGTCGTATTCTGCTGTGGCAAAACGGCATGGGCAGCCAGATGCAGATCGCACAGGAGTACGCCGACATGGCGGTTTACGCCGCCTCCACCACAGAAGGCGCGAATCGGCCGGAAGATGGGCGTATTGTCCACGCTGGCCATGGCCAGACCTGGGTTGGTCCCCTCTCCGCCAACGCCCCTTTTCAAGAGGCTCAGCGCCTGGTCGATCTGTTACGAGAAGCCGGGTTTAGCAGCGAAACGACAAAGGATATTCGCGCGCAGCTTTGGCGCAAGCTAAGCGTCAATTGCGGCGTTAACCCATTTACCGTCATTTTGAATTGCCGCAATGGCGACATTCTTGAACATGCTTATTTCCAGCAACGTATCGACGCGTTATGCGAGGAGCTGTCGGCAATGCTATTCGTGGCGGGATATGGCGAGCCCGCCGCCAACGTTAAAGCGCGAATCGTCGCAGTCGCCCAGGGCACTGCGAATAATATCTCATCCATGCTGCAGGACGTTCGCGCCGGCAGACAGACGGAAATCAACGCCATCAACGGATTCATTTGCGATTATGCGGACGCACACGGACAGCCTCACCCCGTCAACAGCGAGCTGACCGCAGGCGTTCACGCTCTGAGCGATCACTCAGGGCAGAGTGCATAG